Genomic window (bacterium):
CATCGAGCCGTCGCCGATGATCGCCACGACCTTCCGCCCGCGCTCCCCCTTGAGGTCGCGTCCGGCGGCCATCCCCAGCGCCGCGCTCGGCGCGGTCGAGGCGTGCCCCGCGCCGAAGGCGTCGTATTCGCTCTCGTCCCGCTTGAGGAAGCCGGACATGCCGTCGTACTGGCGCAGCGTCGGGAAGCGGTCGCGCCGGCCGGTCAGCATCTTGTGCACGTAGGCCTGGTGACCGACGTCCCAGACGAGCAGGTCGCGCGGCGTGTCGAAGACGTAGTGCAGGGCGATCGTCAGCTCGACGACGCCGAGGCTCGACGCGAAGTGGCCGCCGTGGTGCGCGACCGACTTGATCAGGAACTCGCGGACTTCGGCCGCGAGCTCGACGAGTTCCGGAACGGCCAGGCCGCGCAGGTCGGCCGGGTCGTTGATCGAGGCGAGCCGCTCGACGCGTCCGCCGTCCTTCGCGTCGGCGCGCGCGCCGCCGCCGACCGCCCCGTCCTCCATCGCCTCGCTCCCCGTTTCAGCCTGAAGCAGTCCCGCGTCGTTCACTTGGACGCCCACTTGCGGATCCCTTCGCGCGTCCCGCCGATCTCGAGCAGCCGCTCCTTCGGCAGGACCGCCTCTTCGCGCGAGGCGACGACGAACGTCGCGCGGTCGCTGAGGAAGATCGCCTCCTCGGGGCAGGCCTCTTCGCACAGTCCGCAGTAGATGCAGCGGAGCATGTTGAGATCGAAGCGGGCCGGGTACTTCTCGACGTTGCTTTCCGGATACTCCGCCGGGACGATCTTGATCGCCTCGGAGGGACAAACGAACTCGCACAGTTGGCAGGCGACGCACTTCATCCGGCCGTCTTCGTCGGCCACGAGCGCCGGCACGCCGCGGTACCGCTCGGGCAGCGGCGACCCCTCCTCGGGGTACTGCCGCGTGACGCGGTCGCCGGGGCGCAGCGCGTGCTTGATCGTCGTCGTCAGGCCGCGGGCGATCTCGGGGAGGTACGCCCGTTCCGCCAAGGTCATCTTCTTTCGCGGGACCTTCACGCGCCCTCCGCGGCCTTATAACAAAGCCAAGTGGTTCATTTTACCCGCCGCGCGGCGGTCGCGTCAACGAAACGCGGCCGGGCCGCCCTCCGGCTCTCCGGCCGGCGGATCGAGCTGCTTCTCCCACGCCGCGACGACCGCCGCGACCCGCTCCAGCAGCCGCTCGACCGTGCCGTCGTTGAGGACCGCGACGTCGGCCAGGGCGAGCGTCGCGCGGAGCTGCTGCGCGTCCGGCCGCGCCTGATTCTCCCGCTCCTCGCGGGCGATGAACGTCGCGAGGTCGGGAACGTCCCCCTCCCGCCCGCGCTCGAGCGCGCGCCGCCAGCGGACCTCCACCGGCGCGTCCACGCCGAGCAGGCGGAAGTCCGGCCGACCCCGCAGCGCCTCGACCTCGGCCGGGCCGCGGATCGAATCGACGACCGCCCGAGCCGGCAGGCGCGGCAGCGTGCGCGCGGCGAGCGCCCCCGGCCCCTCCTCGCGCCGCAGCTTCTGGCCGAACTCGATCAGCGTCTCCCGCCCGACGTCGCGCCCGGCGGCGCGCGCCGCCTCGCGCACGATGTCGGAAAGGGAGAAGTACGCGTAGCCGCGCTCCCGCAGGAAGTCGGCGACCACGCCCTTCCCCGCCGCGTTCGGACCGGTCAGACCGACGATCATCGCTCTCTCCCCGCGGCGAGCCGCTTCACGACCAGACCCCGCGCCGAGGGGCGCGCCGACGTCGCCGCCGCCCCGGCCTCGACCAGCGACGCCTCGACCCGCGCGCGCCGCTCCGGCGCGGCGAGGGCGATCGCGAAGCCGCCGCCCCCCGCCCCGCAAACCTTGAAGCCCCACGCCCCCGCGGCGAGCGCCGCGGCGTTCAGCGCCGCGAGGCGCTCGGTCAGGACGAGCGGCGACCACTCCCGCCGCGCCGCGAGGTCGGCCTGCATCGCGCGGCCGAGCTTCCGCCAGTCGGCCGCGGCGAGCGCCGCGGCGGCCGAGGAGCCGGCCCGCGCGACCCGCGCCAGCGCCGTCTTCGCCGCGCGGTCGCCGTCGAGCCGCCGCCGGAACATGTCCCAGTTCGAGGGGCCGGAGCAGCGCGACTTCCCCGAATCGACGACCACCAGCCGCTCCGCGAGCGCCGCGAGCAGCGCGTCGTCGAGCCGCCGCACCAGCGCCCCGCCGGGGCGCTGCTCGACGACCACGAGCCCGCCCAGCCACGCCGCCTCGTGGTCCTGCGTGCCGGTGGGAATGCCCAGGAGCTGCGCCTCGACGTCGCGGACCAGCGGCACGATCTCGCCGCGCCGCGCGGGGCGGCCGGCGAGGCGCGTCGCGGCGGCGGCCGCGGCGACGCCCAAGGCCGACGACGTGCCGAGCCCCGAGCCGGCGGCGAGCGGCGAGAACGACGTCAGCGTCGTTCCTTCGGCCGGGCCGCAGAGCCGCGCGATCCGTTCGAGGAGTTCGAGCTTTCCGCGCCGGGCGCCGCGGGCGTCGCGCGGACGGTCGAGCGCGGCGCCGAGGTCGCGCGAAGCGAGGCGCAGCGCGCCGCGCCGCGGCGCGGGGCCGGCGGTCGCCTCGACGCGCAGCGAGAGGGCCGCGGCCACGGTGCACGCTCCCTCGTGGAGCAGCCCGAGCGGCCAGAGATCGAGCGTGCCTCCGGCGAGATCGGCCCGCACCGGCGCCGTCGCCCGCCACGTCTCGCCGCGCCGCGTTCCCGCCGTCGTCGCCATCGCCTCCGCCTTTCCCGGGCATGATACCCGCCGCGGCGCGCGCCCCGCCCGTCGTCCCGCCTCGCGGCGCCGCGGGCGCGAAGAGCGGCCGCGCGGCGCGGCGCGGATCGTGGCGTAGACTCGCCGCCATGGCGCAGAGGCGGCTCAGGGCGGTCTTCGTCGAAACGCATCTCGGCGGCTCGCACGAGGCGTTCGCCCGCGGCTGGATCGAGCGCAGCCGCCACGACTGGACGCTCCTCGGGCTTCCCGCCGAGCGCTGGAAGTGGCGGATGCGCGCCGCGGGGCTCGCGCTCGGCGAGCGGCTCGCCGCGCTCCGCCGCGCGCCCGACGTCGTCGTGGCGACGAGCCTCATCGACCTCGCCCACCTCAAGGCGCGCGCGGCGCTGCCGCCCCGCACCCGCTTCCTGCTCTACCTTCACGAGAACCAGTTCGACTATCCCCGCCCGCGCGGCGTCGCGCTCGAGCGCGGCTTCGCCATGGCCCACGTCGCCTCGCTCCTCGTCGCCGACGGCGCCGCGATCAACTCCCGCGCCCATCTGAACTCGCTCGCCGACGGCGCGCGGCGCTTCCTCGGCGAGGTCGCCGCCCCCGCCCCGCGCGGGCTCGCCGCCGCGCTCCGGCGGGTGCGGATCCTGCCGCCGGGGGTCGATTTCGACGGCTTCCCCGCGCCGGGGCCGCGCCCGCTCGGCGACCCGCCGGCGATCGTTTGGAACCACCGCTGGGAGGACGACAAGCGCCCCGCGGCCTTCGCGCGCCTCGTGCTCCGTCTCGCCGACGGCGACCGCCGCTTCCGCCTGATCCTGCTCGGCCCGTCGGCGCAGGCCAAGCCGCTGCCGCTCGACCTGATTCGCGGCCGCCTCGCCGACCGGATCGTCCGCGACGGCGCGGCGGAGACGCGCGCCGAGTACGTGGGGCAGCTCGCGCGCGGCGACGTCGCCGTCTCGCTCGCCGCGCAGGAGAACTTCGGCTACGCGGTGGTCGAGGCGATGGCCGCGGGATGCGTGCCGCTGCTGCCGGCGCGCCTCTCCT
Coding sequences:
- a CDS encoding NADH-quinone oxidoreductase subunit I → MKVPRKKMTLAERAYLPEIARGLTTTIKHALRPGDRVTRQYPEEGSPLPERYRGVPALVADEDGRMKCVACQLCEFVCPSEAIKIVPAEYPESNVEKYPARFDLNMLRCIYCGLCEEACPEEAIFLSDRATFVVASREEAVLPKERLLEIGGTREGIRKWASK
- a CDS encoding DUF3524 domain-containing protein, translating into MAQRRLRAVFVETHLGGSHEAFARGWIERSRHDWTLLGLPAERWKWRMRAAGLALGERLAALRRAPDVVVATSLIDLAHLKARAALPPRTRFLLYLHENQFDYPRPRGVALERGFAMAHVASLLVADGAAINSRAHLNSLADGARRFLGEVAAPAPRGLAAALRRVRILPPGVDFDGFPAPGPRPLGDPPAIVWNHRWEDDKRPAAFARLVLRLADGDRRFRLILLGPSAQAKPLPLDLIRGRLADRIVRDGAAETRAEYVGQLARGDVAVSLAAQENFGYAVVEAMAAGCVPLLPARLSYPEILPPALREPLLCRTDRETLARLTTWLLEPRRIEELRPRVMRAARRHAWERRAAALDDWVERAARDAAEPARKRAERPRASKG